From a single Nissabacter sp. SGAir0207 genomic region:
- the xdhA gene encoding xanthine dehydrogenase small subunit encodes MIQFLLNQRLHTEQLDPNTTVLTWLRRSQQRCGTKEGCASGDCGACTVVLAEPAGDRLRYRTANACMTLMSALDGKQLITVEDLKQRDRLHPVQQAMVDCHASQCGFCTPGFVMSLFALQKQGGEPKEALAGNLCRCTGYRPIADAAERAMRPAQRALEDQFDRAEAQTLAQLQALAAQPARELASSAARCDMPTSLAALAAAYQADPEARLVAGGTDLVLEITQRNRRFPRLIALGQVAELRAISCSATHLSLGAAASLTDCQPALAGHFPAFAALLGRFASQQIRNLGTLGGSLANASPIGDAAPVLLALGASLHLRRGAVARVLPLEAFFLGYRQTALQPGEFIERIEIPLPPAAHPPALRVYKVSKRLEDDISTVCAALCLDIREGMVQGARLAYGGMAATPARARAAEQALVGQPWRAATVELACRALAQDFTPISDFRAGSGYRLQVAQNLLRRYFFELAAPQQPITVTDYV; translated from the coding sequence ATGATTCAATTCCTGCTAAACCAACGCCTGCATACCGAGCAGCTGGACCCCAACACCACGGTGCTGACCTGGCTGCGCCGCAGCCAGCAGCGCTGCGGCACCAAAGAGGGCTGCGCCTCCGGCGACTGTGGTGCCTGTACCGTGGTGCTGGCGGAACCGGCGGGCGACCGGCTGCGCTACCGCACCGCCAACGCCTGCATGACGCTGATGTCCGCGCTGGATGGCAAGCAACTGATCACCGTGGAGGACTTGAAGCAGCGTGACCGCCTGCACCCGGTGCAGCAGGCGATGGTCGATTGCCACGCCTCCCAGTGCGGCTTCTGTACGCCGGGTTTTGTGATGTCGCTGTTTGCGCTGCAAAAGCAGGGGGGCGAACCGAAGGAAGCACTGGCGGGCAACCTCTGCCGCTGCACCGGCTACCGGCCGATTGCTGACGCCGCCGAGCGCGCGATGCGCCCGGCCCAGCGGGCGCTGGAGGATCAGTTTGACCGCGCGGAGGCGCAGACGCTGGCGCAATTGCAGGCGCTGGCCGCTCAGCCCGCTCGCGAGCTGGCATCAAGTGCGGCGCGCTGCGACATGCCCACCTCGCTGGCGGCGCTGGCCGCCGCCTATCAGGCTGACCCGGAAGCGCGGCTGGTGGCGGGCGGCACCGATCTGGTGCTGGAGATCACCCAGCGCAACCGGCGTTTTCCGCGCTTGATTGCGCTGGGGCAGGTGGCGGAACTGCGCGCCATTAGCTGCTCAGCCACCCACCTCTCTCTGGGCGCGGCCGCGTCGCTCACTGATTGCCAGCCAGCGCTGGCGGGCCACTTCCCGGCCTTCGCCGCGCTGCTTGGGCGCTTCGCCTCACAGCAGATCCGCAACCTTGGCACCCTTGGCGGCAGTCTGGCGAACGCCTCACCGATTGGCGATGCCGCCCCGGTGCTGCTGGCGCTCGGCGCGTCGCTGCACCTGCGGCGTGGGGCGGTGGCACGCGTATTGCCGCTGGAGGCGTTCTTCCTTGGCTACCGCCAGACCGCGCTGCAACCCGGCGAATTCATTGAACGCATCGAGATCCCACTGCCGCCCGCCGCGCACCCGCCAGCACTGCGCGTCTATAAAGTCTCGAAACGGCTGGAGGATGACATCTCCACGGTGTGCGCCGCCCTCTGCCTCGACATCCGCGAGGGCATGGTGCAGGGCGCGCGGCTGGCCTACGGCGGCATGGCCGCCACCCCGGCACGGGCGCGCGCCGCCGAACAGGCGCTGGTGGGGCAGCCGTGGCGGGCCGCGACCGTCGAGCTGGCCTGCCGCGCGCTGGCGCAGGACTTCACCCCGATCAGCGATTTCCGCGCTGGCAGTGGCTACCGGTTGCAGGTGGCGCAAAATTTGCTGCGCCGTTACTTCTTCGAACTCGCTGCGCCCCAGCAGCCAATCACGGTGACTGACTATGTCTAA
- a CDS encoding TetR family transcriptional regulator C-terminal domain-containing protein → MNSETNGRGRREQMLEAIRHAAISEFSEKGFAGATTQAIAQRAGMKKTQLHYYIQGKEELYEELLQRVLAAWAEIIRFDDALTEPQAVLSRYIRNKLHFSFTQPALSRIFTSEVLAGGHYLEKYWPQARENILRKEQLINQWIAQGALRPLDARLFIMHIWAITQYYADFAVQVKHMYHDTDAAPATQEHIIREVTELVLRGCLPTTAS, encoded by the coding sequence ATGAACAGTGAAACCAATGGCCGTGGGCGGCGCGAGCAGATGCTGGAGGCGATCCGCCACGCGGCCATCAGCGAATTCAGTGAGAAGGGCTTTGCCGGGGCGACCACCCAAGCCATCGCCCAGCGCGCCGGAATGAAAAAGACCCAGCTCCACTACTACATCCAGGGCAAGGAGGAGCTGTATGAGGAGCTGCTGCAACGGGTGCTGGCGGCCTGGGCGGAGATCATCCGCTTCGACGACGCCCTGACCGAGCCGCAGGCGGTGCTCAGCCGCTACATCCGCAACAAGCTGCACTTCTCCTTCACCCAGCCAGCGCTGTCGCGCATCTTCACCAGCGAGGTGCTGGCGGGCGGCCACTATCTGGAAAAGTACTGGCCGCAGGCGCGCGAGAACATCCTGCGCAAGGAGCAGCTGATCAACCAGTGGATTGCGCAGGGGGCGCTACGCCCGCTGGATGCGCGGCTGTTCATCATGCACATCTGGGCGATCACCCAGTACTACGCCGACTTCGCGGTGCAGGTGAAACACATGTACCACGACACCGACGCGGCTCCCGCCACCCAGGAGCACATCATCCGCGAAGTGACCGAACTGGTGCTGCGCGGCTGCCTGCCCACCACGGCCTCCTAG
- the ydfG gene encoding bifunctional NADP-dependent 3-hydroxy acid dehydrogenase/3-hydroxypropionate dehydrogenase YdfG, which translates to MIILVTGATAGFGEAITRRFIREGHKVIATGRRQERLDALKEALGDQVHVVQLDVRDRAAIDEMLASLPEAWREVDVLVNNAGLALGLEPAHRANSDDWETMIDTNTKGLVFMTRALLPGMVERQRGHVINMGSIAGSWPYPGGNVYGATKAFVKQFSLNLRADLAGTAVRVTDIEPGLVGGTEFSNVRFKGDDEKASKTYDNANPLMPDDIAESVYWCSTLPAHVNINRLEIMPVSQSFSALNIHREG; encoded by the coding sequence ATGATCATTCTGGTTACCGGCGCGACCGCCGGGTTTGGGGAAGCCATCACACGCCGTTTCATCCGCGAAGGCCACAAGGTGATCGCCACTGGCCGCCGTCAGGAGCGTCTGGATGCGCTGAAGGAGGCACTGGGGGATCAGGTGCATGTGGTGCAGCTCGACGTGCGTGATCGCGCCGCCATCGATGAGATGCTGGCCAGCCTGCCCGAGGCGTGGCGCGAAGTGGACGTGCTGGTGAACAACGCCGGTCTGGCGCTGGGGCTGGAGCCAGCGCACCGCGCCAATAGCGATGACTGGGAGACGATGATTGACACCAACACCAAGGGGCTGGTGTTCATGACCCGCGCCCTGCTGCCGGGCATGGTGGAGCGCCAGCGCGGCCACGTGATCAACATGGGTTCGATTGCCGGTAGCTGGCCCTATCCGGGCGGCAACGTCTATGGCGCGACCAAGGCGTTTGTTAAGCAGTTCAGCCTCAACCTGCGCGCCGATCTGGCGGGCACCGCAGTGCGCGTGACCGACATCGAGCCGGGTCTGGTGGGCGGCACCGAGTTCTCCAACGTCCGTTTCAAGGGCGATGATGAGAAAGCCAGCAAGACCTACGACAATGCCAACCCGCTGATGCCGGATGACATTGCCGAGTCTGTCTACTGGTGCAGCACCCTGCCAGCGCACGTCAATATCAACCGGCTGGAGATCATGCCAGTCAGCCAATCCTTCTCCGCGCTGAATATCCACCGCGAAGGGTAA
- a CDS encoding MFS transporter, translating into MRGRVSGELALPLLVAGAFFMENLDATVIVTALPQMAQAFGVRAVDLNIGVSAYILTLTVFIPASGWIANRFGARRVFSCALLLFTFASILCALSASLMTFTAARMVQGFAGALMVPVGRLVVLRNTPKSGLIRAIATITWPGLVAPILGPAVGGFFTTYASWHWIFLLNVPLGLVAFWLSLRLVPNEAGDRSVPFDVRGFMLCGLACFGLMFGLDLFNHAAERLWLPVACLAGSALLGVLAVRHARSAPFPLLDLWALRLKSYAVTLYGGTLFRIAIGAVPFLLPLMFQLAFGMSAFSAGLLVLAVFAGNLAMKPFTSAILYRFPFRTTLWVNGTLNALTIFACALLTPETPTLLVVLLLFVSGLTRSMQFTALNTLAFAEVPQPHMSGANTLLNMAQQLGSGLGIAIGALALRSGEWLTPAATGEALTAFHFAFMVIGLLALLAVADAFTLSPAAGNEVRQKKLQEASAGETKNPCNTPASK; encoded by the coding sequence ATGAGAGGCCGAGTGTCCGGGGAGTTGGCCCTGCCGCTGCTGGTTGCCGGTGCCTTTTTTATGGAAAACCTCGACGCCACGGTGATCGTCACCGCGCTGCCGCAGATGGCACAGGCGTTCGGCGTGCGGGCGGTTGACCTGAACATTGGCGTCTCCGCCTATATCCTGACGCTGACGGTGTTTATTCCCGCCAGCGGCTGGATCGCCAACCGCTTTGGCGCGCGCCGGGTGTTCAGCTGTGCGCTGCTGCTGTTTACCTTCGCTTCGATCCTGTGCGCCCTGAGCGCCAGCCTGATGACCTTTACCGCCGCCCGCATGGTGCAGGGCTTCGCCGGCGCGCTGATGGTGCCGGTCGGCCGGCTGGTGGTGCTGCGCAATACGCCAAAGTCAGGGCTGATCCGCGCCATCGCCACCATCACCTGGCCGGGGCTGGTGGCACCGATACTGGGGCCAGCGGTCGGCGGCTTCTTTACCACCTACGCCTCCTGGCACTGGATCTTCCTGCTCAATGTGCCGCTCGGGCTGGTGGCATTCTGGCTGAGCCTGCGGCTGGTGCCCAACGAGGCGGGCGATCGCTCGGTGCCCTTTGATGTGCGCGGCTTTATGCTGTGCGGGCTGGCCTGCTTTGGGCTGATGTTTGGGCTGGATCTCTTCAACCACGCTGCCGAGCGGCTGTGGCTGCCGGTGGCCTGTCTGGCGGGCAGTGCGTTGCTGGGAGTACTGGCGGTGCGCCACGCCCGTAGCGCGCCCTTCCCGCTGCTCGATCTGTGGGCGCTGCGGTTGAAAAGTTACGCTGTCACACTGTACGGCGGCACCCTGTTCCGCATCGCGATTGGCGCGGTGCCCTTCCTGCTGCCGCTGATGTTCCAGCTGGCCTTTGGCATGAGCGCCTTTAGCGCCGGGCTGCTGGTGCTGGCGGTATTTGCTGGCAATCTGGCGATGAAGCCCTTTACCTCTGCCATTCTTTACCGCTTCCCGTTCCGCACCACCCTGTGGGTCAATGGCACGCTCAACGCCCTGACCATCTTTGCCTGCGCGCTGCTGACACCGGAGACGCCGACGCTGCTGGTGGTGCTGCTGCTGTTCGTCAGCGGCCTGACGCGCTCAATGCAGTTCACCGCGCTCAATACCCTGGCCTTCGCCGAAGTGCCGCAGCCGCACATGAGCGGGGCCAATACCCTGCTGAATATGGCGCAACAGCTCGGCAGTGGGCTGGGGATCGCCATCGGCGCGCTGGCGCTGCGCAGCGGCGAGTGGCTGACGCCCGCCGCCACCGGAGAGGCGTTGACCGCCTTCCACTTCGCCTTTATGGTGATTGGCCTGCTGGCACTGTTGGCGGTGGCGGATGCCTTTACCCTCAGCCCGGCCGCCGGGAATGAGGTGCGACAGAAAAAATTGCAGGAGGCCAGCGCCGGGGAGACCAAAAACCCGTGCAACACCCCGGCCTCCAAATAA
- a CDS encoding YnfA family protein encodes MLKTTLLFFATALAEIVGCFLPYLWLKKAASVWLLLPAALSLMLFVWLLTLHPAASGRVYAAYGGVYVCTALVWLRLVDGVRLGVTDWLGALVALAGMLIIVSGWRGA; translated from the coding sequence GTGCTCAAAACCACATTGCTGTTCTTCGCCACCGCACTGGCGGAGATTGTGGGCTGTTTTTTGCCCTACCTCTGGTTAAAAAAAGCGGCCAGTGTCTGGCTACTGCTACCGGCGGCGCTCAGCCTGATGCTGTTTGTCTGGCTGTTGACGCTGCACCCGGCGGCCAGCGGGCGGGTTTATGCCGCCTATGGCGGGGTCTACGTCTGTACGGCGCTGGTCTGGCTGCGGCTGGTGGATGGGGTGCGGCTGGGGGTGACGGACTGGCTGGGCGCGCTGGTGGCGCTGGCCGGGATGCTGATCATCGTCTCCGGCTGGCGCGGCGCGTAA
- the guaD gene encoding guanine deaminase, which yields MNQTVTRAIRGNFFDLTGCASRPEEIADRVRYIEDGALLLEEGRIVWLGPWQAAQARLPAGTPVEDYRGKLIVPGFIDTHIHYPQTEMVGAYGEQLLEWLKSYTFPTEAQYHCPTHSAEMSRFFIRQLLANGTTTALVFGTVHPQSVEALFTEADAHQMRLIAGKVMMDRNAPEGLLEDADTSYQQTRELIRRWHGRGRLGYALTPRFVPTSSPELLTAVRRLREEFPDTWVHTHLSENSDEVAWVRALYPDHAHYLGVYHDYGLTGKKSVFAHCLHLDEHEWACMAHTGSSIAFCPTSNLFLGSGLFRLKKAWEMQVRVGIGSDIGAGTTFSILSTLGEAYKVGQLQQYRLSAFEAFYHATLGGARALHLEEKIGNFEPGKEADFVVLDSQATPLQRLRAANSGTLAEKLFVLMTLGDDRNIHATWVNGAPVYRAGE from the coding sequence ATGAACCAGACTGTCACCCGCGCCATTCGCGGCAACTTTTTTGACCTGACCGGCTGCGCCAGCCGACCCGAAGAGATCGCTGACCGGGTGCGCTATATCGAGGATGGCGCGCTGCTGCTGGAGGAGGGGCGGATTGTCTGGCTCGGCCCGTGGCAGGCGGCGCAGGCGCGGCTGCCAGCCGGCACGCCGGTGGAGGATTACCGCGGGAAACTGATTGTGCCCGGTTTTATCGACACCCACATCCACTACCCGCAGACCGAGATGGTCGGGGCCTATGGCGAGCAGTTGCTGGAGTGGCTGAAGAGCTACACCTTCCCAACGGAGGCGCAGTACCACTGCCCAACGCACTCGGCGGAGATGTCGCGCTTCTTCATCCGCCAATTGCTGGCGAATGGCACCACCACCGCGCTGGTGTTCGGCACCGTCCACCCGCAGTCGGTGGAGGCGCTGTTTACCGAGGCGGACGCCCACCAGATGCGCCTGATCGCTGGCAAGGTGATGATGGATCGCAACGCGCCGGAGGGGTTGCTGGAGGATGCCGACACCAGTTACCAGCAGACGCGTGAACTGATCCGCCGCTGGCATGGGCGCGGGCGGCTTGGCTACGCCCTGACGCCACGCTTTGTGCCGACCTCTTCCCCGGAGTTGCTGACCGCCGTGCGCCGGCTGCGCGAGGAGTTCCCGGATACCTGGGTGCACACCCACCTCAGTGAGAACAGTGATGAAGTGGCGTGGGTGCGCGCGCTCTACCCGGATCATGCCCACTACCTCGGCGTCTACCATGACTACGGGCTGACCGGCAAAAAGAGCGTGTTTGCCCACTGCCTGCATCTGGATGAGCATGAGTGGGCCTGCATGGCGCACACTGGCTCCTCGATTGCTTTCTGTCCCACCTCCAACCTGTTCCTCGGCAGTGGGCTGTTCCGGCTGAAAAAGGCGTGGGAAATGCAGGTGCGGGTGGGCATCGGCAGTGATATCGGCGCGGGCACCACCTTCAGCATCCTCTCGACGCTGGGGGAGGCGTACAAGGTGGGGCAGTTGCAGCAGTACCGGCTGTCGGCCTTTGAGGCGTTCTACCACGCCACGCTGGGCGGCGCACGCGCCCTGCATCTGGAGGAGAAGATCGGGAACTTCGAGCCGGGCAAGGAGGCGGATTTCGTGGTGCTCGACAGCCAGGCGACGCCGCTGCAACGGCTGCGCGCCGCCAACAGCGGCACCCTGGCGGAGAAACTGTTTGTGCTGATGACGCTCGGTGATGATCGCAACATTCACGCCACCTGGGTGAATGGCGCGCCGGTCTATCGCGCCGGTGAATAA
- the xdhB gene encoding xanthine dehydrogenase molybdopterin binding subunit, translated as MSKIKPAMSQQEMEARFRADLNRGVGRSHKHESAEKHVTGEAVYIDDRPEFPHQLHLAPRLSEMAHAEIVRIDVTPCYAFPGVVRVFTAEDVPGDNDIAPLTHGDPLYAEGKVEYLGQVVLVVAAEDPQVARQAAAAAVVEYRALPAIFDVRQALAQGHLVEESHQHRRGDSAAALAAAPRRLSGELHIGGQEHFYLETQIASVMPGEDGSVLVYSSTQNPTEVQKLVGSVLNLPMHKVVIDMRRMGGGFGGKETQAAATACHAALAARLTGRPAKMRLAREDDMLMTGKRHPFYVRYEVGFDDRGLIHGIEIELAANCGYSLDLSGSIVDRAMFHADNAYYLGDVTITGHRCKTHLASNTAYRGFGGPQGMLAIENIMDHLARETGLDPLAVRRTNYYGGPGRDVTPYYQTVEQNLLHEMTDELALSAGYAARRAEISAFNAVSPVLKRGLALTPVKFGISFTASFLNQGGALVLVYTDGSIQLNHGGTEMGQGLNTKVAQVVAEVFQVDISTIQVTATDTGKVPNTSPTAASSGTDLNGKAAQNAAETIKQRLVTMLMAIHQAQEAEIVFRNGVVCAKGHYYSFAEVARLAHFHQVSLASTGYYRTPKIFYDRSKAAGHPFYYYSYGMACAEVVIDTLTGEYRLLRADLLHDVGDSLNPAIDIGQVEGGFVQGMGWLTCEELVWGEQGQLLTRGPASYKIPAMGDVPADLRVRLVENRKNPEETVFHSKAVGEPPFMLGIAVWCALKDAVASVADYRHQPPVDAPATPERVLMGVMAMQQQRDNVTEGEPADATR; from the coding sequence ATGTCTAAAATCAAACCGGCGATGAGCCAGCAGGAGATGGAGGCGCGCTTCCGCGCCGATCTGAACCGTGGCGTCGGGCGCAGCCACAAGCATGAGAGCGCCGAGAAGCACGTCACCGGCGAGGCGGTCTACATCGATGACCGCCCGGAGTTTCCCCACCAGTTGCACCTTGCGCCGCGGCTGAGCGAGATGGCGCACGCCGAGATTGTGCGCATCGACGTGACGCCGTGCTACGCCTTCCCCGGCGTGGTGCGGGTCTTCACCGCCGAGGATGTGCCGGGCGACAATGACATCGCGCCGCTGACCCACGGCGATCCGCTCTATGCCGAGGGCAAGGTGGAGTACCTCGGCCAGGTGGTGCTGGTGGTGGCGGCAGAGGATCCGCAGGTGGCGCGGCAGGCCGCCGCGGCGGCGGTTGTTGAGTACCGCGCGCTGCCGGCGATTTTTGACGTCCGGCAGGCGCTGGCGCAGGGGCATCTGGTGGAGGAGAGCCACCAGCACCGGCGCGGTGACTCGGCGGCGGCGCTGGCCGCCGCGCCACGTCGCCTGAGCGGTGAGCTGCACATTGGTGGGCAGGAGCACTTCTACCTGGAGACGCAGATCGCCTCGGTGATGCCGGGCGAGGATGGCAGCGTGCTGGTCTATAGCTCGACCCAGAACCCGACCGAGGTGCAGAAACTGGTCGGCTCGGTGCTCAACCTGCCGATGCACAAAGTGGTGATTGACATGCGGCGGATGGGCGGCGGCTTCGGTGGCAAGGAGACGCAGGCCGCCGCCACCGCCTGCCACGCGGCGCTGGCGGCGCGGCTCACCGGCCGGCCCGCCAAGATGCGGCTGGCGCGTGAGGATGACATGCTAATGACCGGCAAACGCCACCCGTTCTATGTGCGCTATGAGGTGGGCTTTGACGACCGTGGCCTGATCCACGGCATCGAAATTGAGTTGGCCGCCAACTGCGGCTACTCGCTCGACCTCTCCGGCTCGATCGTGGATCGGGCGATGTTCCACGCCGACAACGCCTACTATCTGGGCGACGTCACCATCACCGGCCACCGCTGCAAAACCCACCTCGCCTCCAACACCGCCTACCGTGGCTTTGGCGGCCCACAGGGGATGCTGGCGATTGAGAACATCATGGATCACCTCGCGCGCGAAACCGGCCTCGACCCGCTGGCGGTGCGCCGCACCAACTACTACGGCGGGCCGGGGCGCGACGTCACGCCCTACTACCAGACCGTGGAGCAGAACCTGCTGCATGAGATGACCGATGAGCTGGCGCTCAGCGCTGGCTATGCCGCGCGCCGCGCCGAGATCAGCGCCTTCAACGCCGTCAGCCCGGTGCTCAAGCGCGGGCTGGCGCTGACGCCGGTCAAGTTCGGCATCTCCTTCACTGCCAGTTTCCTCAATCAGGGCGGGGCGCTGGTGCTGGTCTACACCGATGGCAGCATCCAGCTCAACCACGGCGGCACGGAGATGGGGCAAGGGCTGAACACCAAGGTGGCGCAGGTGGTGGCCGAGGTGTTCCAGGTAGATATCAGCACCATCCAGGTGACGGCGACTGACACCGGCAAGGTGCCGAACACCTCGCCGACCGCCGCCTCCTCCGGCACCGATCTCAACGGCAAGGCGGCGCAGAATGCCGCCGAGACCATCAAGCAGCGGCTGGTGACGATGCTGATGGCGATCCATCAGGCGCAAGAGGCGGAGATTGTGTTCCGCAACGGCGTGGTGTGCGCCAAAGGCCACTACTACAGCTTCGCCGAGGTGGCGCGGCTGGCGCACTTCCATCAGGTATCGCTGGCCAGCACCGGCTACTACCGCACGCCAAAAATCTTCTACGACCGCAGCAAGGCCGCTGGTCACCCGTTCTACTACTACAGCTACGGCATGGCCTGTGCCGAAGTGGTGATTGACACCCTGACCGGCGAGTACCGGCTGCTGCGCGCCGACCTGCTGCATGACGTCGGCGACTCGCTTAACCCGGCGATAGACATCGGCCAGGTGGAGGGCGGCTTTGTGCAGGGCATGGGCTGGCTCACTTGTGAAGAGCTGGTGTGGGGCGAACAGGGGCAGTTGCTGACGCGCGGCCCGGCCAGCTACAAAATTCCGGCAATGGGCGATGTACCGGCGGATCTGCGCGTCCGGCTGGTGGAGAACCGCAAAAACCCGGAGGAGACGGTGTTCCACTCCAAGGCGGTCGGCGAACCGCCCTTTATGCTCGGCATCGCCGTCTGGTGCGCGCTGAAGGATGCGGTCGCCTCGGTGGCTGATTACCGCCACCAGCCGCCAGTGGATGCCCCGGCCACGCCAGAGCGGGTACTGATGGGCGTGATGGCGATGCAACAGCAGCGTGACAACGTCACGGAAGGGGAGCCAGCCGATGCGACACGATGA
- a CDS encoding DUF1283 family protein — protein MKMTEPMIPRWRLLAPIALAALFAVWQAPAVAATNCASGTCIFNGNGDNALSNEEARQNKEQWDDTRMLRKKVNNRAEKEFDKFDTAIDQRESCDKSMNLNAYWEPNTERCLDRRTGRQILP, from the coding sequence ATGAAAATGACTGAACCCATGATCCCTCGGTGGCGACTCCTCGCGCCGATTGCGCTGGCAGCCCTGTTTGCCGTCTGGCAGGCACCGGCCGTGGCTGCGACCAACTGCGCCAGCGGCACCTGTATTTTCAACGGCAATGGCGATAATGCCCTCTCCAATGAGGAGGCGCGCCAGAACAAAGAGCAGTGGGATGATACCCGGATGTTGCGCAAAAAGGTCAACAACCGTGCCGAGAAGGAGTTCGACAAGTTCGACACCGCCATTGACCAGCGCGAAAGCTGTGACAAGAGCATGAACCTGAATGCCTATTGGGAACCGAACACCGAGCGCTGTCTGGATCGCCGCACTGGCCGCCAGATTCTGCCGTAA
- a CDS encoding DUF1161 domain-containing protein translates to MKRSPLIAAALLAMLPLAAQASCESVKADITQKIINNGVPESGFTLDIVPNDQVEQAGGQVVGHCENDTQKIVYSKTGDGSSDAAATANPQTGTSQDAAPAQ, encoded by the coding sequence ATGAAGAGATCACCACTGATTGCCGCGGCCCTGCTGGCCATGTTACCCCTGGCGGCGCAAGCCTCATGCGAGAGCGTGAAAGCGGACATTACCCAAAAGATCATCAATAACGGCGTGCCTGAGTCGGGCTTTACTCTGGATATTGTCCCGAACGATCAGGTCGAGCAGGCTGGCGGACAGGTTGTCGGCCATTGTGAGAACGACACACAGAAAATTGTTTACAGCAAGACCGGCGATGGCAGCAGCGATGCGGCCGCCACCGCCAACCCGCAGACCGGCACCAGCCAGGATGCCGCGCCCGCCCAGTAA